In Monodelphis domestica isolate mMonDom1 chromosome 4, mMonDom1.pri, whole genome shotgun sequence, one DNA window encodes the following:
- the SNRPA gene encoding U1 small nuclear ribonucleoprotein A — translation MAVPESRPNHTIYINNLNEKIKKDELKKSLYAIFSQFGQILDILVSRSLKMRGQAFVIFKEISSATNALRSMQGFPFYDKPMRIQYAKSDSDIIAKMKGTYVERDRKREKRKPKGQETPAVKKAVPGGAAAPVVAAVQPVPGMPPMTQAPRIMHHLPGQPPYMPPPGMIPPPGLAPGQIPPGAMPPQQMMPGQMPPAQPLSENPPNHILFLTNLPEETNELMLSMLFNQFPGFKEVRLVPGRHDIAFVEFDNEVQAGAARDALQGFKITQNNAMKISFAKK, via the exons ATGGCAGTGCCTGAGTCACGTCCCAACCACACCATTTATATAAACAATCTCAATGAGAAGATAAAGAAGGATG AACTGAAGAAGTCCCTTTATGCCATCTTCTCCCAGTTCGGCCAGATTTTGGACATCCTGGTATCAAGAAGCCTGAAGATGAGAGGCCAAGCTTTTGTCATCTTCAAGGAGATCAGCAGTGCTACCAATGCACTGAGATCCATGCAAGGATTTCCCTTCTATGACAAGCCCATG AGAATCCAGTATGCCAAGTCAGACTCGGACATTATTGCCAAGATGAAGGGCACATATGTGGAGCGCGACCGGAAGCGGGAGAAGAGAAAGCCCAAGGGCCAAGAAACCCCTGCAGTCAAGAAGGCCGTTCCAGGTGGGGCAGCGGCCCCTGTTGTGGCTGCTGTCCAGCCTGTTCCA GGGATGCCACCCATGACCCAGGCGCCTCGAATCATGCACCATCTTCCAGGGCAGCCACCTTATATGCCTCCTCCTGGCATGATCCCCCCACCTGGTCTGGCCCCTGGACAGATCCCACCTGGTGCCATGCCCCCACAGCAGATGATGCCTGGACAGATGCCTCCTGCCCAGCCG CTGTCTGAAAACCCACCCAACCATATCCTGTTCCTCACCAACCTGCCAGAGGAGACCAATGAACTCATGCTGTCTATGCTCTTTAATCA GTTTCCTGGCTTCAAAGAGGTGCGTCTGGTGCCTGGGCGTCATGACATTGCTTTTGTGGAGTTTGATAATGAGGTGCAGGCTGGGGCTGCCCGAGATGCCCTGCAGGGCTTCAAGATTACCCAGAACAATGCCATGAAGATTTCTTTTGCCAAGAAGTAG
- the MIA gene encoding melanoma-derived growth regulatory protein, producing the protein MIWTPASLLLATIILSSFPNLGDGGRPMAKLASRKLCADEECSYPISQAVALQDYSAPDCRFLSVQQGQVVFVYSKLMGRGRLFWGGSVQGEYYGSQPARLGYFPSSILREDHVLKPGKVEVKTDKWDFYCQ; encoded by the exons ATGATCTGGACTCCTGCATCTCTGCTCCTTGCTACCATTATTCTCAGCAGCTTCCCCAATCTGGGCGATGGAGGGAGACCAATGGCCAAACTGGCATCCAGGAAGCTGTGTGCGGATGAAGAGTGCAGCT ACCCCATCTCTCAGGCTGTTGCCCTGCAAGACTATTCGGCCCCAGACTGCCGCTTCCTGTCTGTGCAACAAGGCCAAGTTGTCTTTGTCTACTCCAAGCTGATGGGCCGAGGTCGTCTCTTCTGGGGAGGGAGT GTCCAGGGGGAGTATTACGGGTCCCAGCCCGCCCGATTGGGCTACTTCCCAAGCAGCATTCTCCGAGAGGACCATGTTCTGAAGCCAGGAAAGGTGGAAGTGAAAACGGAC AAATGGGATTTTTACTGCCAGTGA
- the RAB4B gene encoding ras-related protein Rab-4B, whose translation MAETYDFLFKFLVIGSAGTGKSCLLHQFIENKFKQDSNHTIGVEFGSRVVNVGGKTVKLQIWDTAGQERFRSVTRSYYRGAAGALLVYDITSRETYNSLTNWLTDARTLASPNIVVILCGNKKDLDSEREVTFLEASRFAQENELMFLETSALTGENVEEAFLKCARTILNKIDSGELDPERMGSGIQYGDASLRQLRQPRGTQAQSRQQCGC comes from the exons ATGGCCGAGACGTACG ATTTCCTCTTCAAGTTCCTGGTGATCGGCAGTGCTGGGACCGGCAAGTCATGCCTCCTCCACCAGTTCATCGAGAACAAGT tcAAACAGGATTCCAATCACACCATTGGAGTGGAGTTCGGCTCCAGGGTTGTGAATGTGGGTGGAAAGACTGTGAAGCTGCAGATCTGGGACACGGCAGGCCAGGAGCGGTTCAG GTCAGTGACAAGAAGTTACTACCGGGGAGCGGCAGGAGCATTGCTTGTCTATGATATTACCAG CCGAGAAACCTACAATTCCCTGACTAACTGGCTCACGGATGCCCGGACACTGGCCAGCCCCAACATTGTGGTCATCCTGTGTGGGAACAAGAAGGATTTGGACTCAGAGCGGGAGGTCACCTTCCTGGAGGCTTCCCGATTTGCCCAGGAGAATG AGTTGATGTTCCTGGAGACCAGCGCCTTAACGGGAGAGAATGTAGAAGAAGCTTTTCTCAAGTGTGCCCGAACCATCTTGAACAAGATTGACTCTG GTGAGCTGGACCCAGAGAGGATGGGTTCAGGCATCCAGTACGGTGATGCATCCTTACGTCAGCTTCGCCAGCCCCGGGGTACTCAGGCCCAGAGCAGACAGCAGTGTGGCTGCtga